A genomic segment from Paramixta manurensis encodes:
- a CDS encoding LysR family transcriptional regulator, with the protein MANYTLRQLKYFVTTVECGSVAETSRKLYIAQPSISNAIKSLEESFGVQLFIRHHAQGVSLTPSGARFYSKAQKLLRMAHEFEQNALADNDMVAGQIDIGCFETVAPLILPKLIRGFKSLYPGVEIIIRDGEQHELVQGLTAGSFDLALLYDHDLDSSIKTDPLVAPRKPYILLPEDHRFAQQAQVSLADLATEPMILLDVLPSRNYFVNLFTRAGITPNIIFSSPSIEMVRGMVGQGFGFAILVTRPYGDHSYDGQRLVTVALKDAVEGSGLTAAWLARSQLTKPAQLFVEFCKQQLAQAL; encoded by the coding sequence ATGGCTAATTACACCTTGCGCCAGCTAAAGTATTTCGTCACCACGGTGGAGTGCGGTAGCGTCGCTGAAACCTCGCGTAAGCTGTATATTGCGCAACCCTCCATTTCCAACGCGATAAAAAGTCTGGAAGAGAGCTTTGGCGTACAGCTTTTTATTCGCCACCATGCGCAAGGTGTCTCATTAACGCCCTCTGGCGCGCGTTTTTACAGTAAGGCGCAGAAGCTGCTACGCATGGCGCATGAGTTTGAGCAAAATGCGTTGGCGGATAACGATATGGTGGCGGGCCAAATTGATATTGGCTGTTTTGAAACCGTCGCGCCGCTGATTTTGCCTAAGCTGATCCGCGGCTTTAAGTCGCTATATCCCGGCGTGGAAATCATCATTCGCGATGGCGAGCAGCATGAACTGGTGCAGGGACTAACCGCCGGTAGCTTTGATTTAGCGTTGCTATACGACCACGACCTCGATAGCAGTATCAAAACCGATCCACTGGTCGCGCCGAGAAAACCCTATATTTTGCTGCCGGAAGATCACCGTTTTGCTCAACAAGCGCAAGTCTCGCTGGCAGACCTGGCGACAGAACCGATGATTTTGTTAGACGTCTTACCAAGCCGCAACTATTTCGTTAACTTGTTTACCCGCGCCGGGATTACACCGAATATCATTTTTAGCTCCCCCTCGATTGAGATGGTGCGTGGGATGGTGGGACAGGGATTTGGCTTTGCGATTTTGGTCACCCGCCCCTATGGAGATCACAGTTATGACGGCCAGCGCCTGGTGACGGTGGCGCTGAAAGATGCGGTGGAAGGCTCCGGCCTCACCGCCGCATGGTTAGCCCGCAGCCAACTCACCAAACCGGCGCAACTGTTCGTTGAGTTTTGTAAGCAGCAACTGGCGCAGGCTCTGTAG
- a CDS encoding MFS transporter: MESRISIERTGEHARSAGHKVKYLVLLITSLVLLLNYADRAALGVAGSEIIHEFKLTNTEFGLISSVFFVGYAPFCFVGGWLSDKYGPRSIMAIAGCWWSIFTALTAAGTGFLSFMVVRFLFGFGEGPQGAITVKTMSNWFPQRQMGMAVGISQGATPLGGALGTPLVAALIASTGDWRIPFIVLGVLGVLMMIGWWVIVRDTPHVHPWVGRPDQLEPAVAEKKPTEEENNQPARPLSWYLRQPLVLATSAAFFAYAWVLYTFLSWFPVYLVEDRGINLKAFAFAGALPWLLGMVGYMAGGVITDKIALRTGKPAAARRGMIIFGLLGTAALMALLGNVSSAWSAVAVMSAVVMLLYLTGSQYFLIISDTIPGKRLGGVVGFVHFIANSSGILAPLLVGMLVDYTKSWPLTFGLCAAICLLGALVILIWGKPRNLS; encoded by the coding sequence ATGGAGTCACGCATATCGATTGAGCGCACCGGGGAACACGCGCGCTCCGCAGGCCACAAAGTCAAATACCTGGTCCTTCTGATTACGTCATTAGTGCTATTACTGAATTACGCCGATCGCGCCGCGTTAGGCGTGGCCGGTTCAGAGATCATCCACGAATTTAAACTTACCAATACCGAGTTTGGCCTGATCTCCAGTGTCTTTTTCGTCGGTTACGCGCCGTTTTGCTTTGTTGGCGGCTGGCTATCAGATAAATACGGCCCACGCTCCATCATGGCTATCGCGGGCTGTTGGTGGAGCATCTTTACGGCCTTAACCGCCGCAGGCACGGGGTTTCTCAGCTTTATGGTGGTGCGCTTTTTGTTTGGGTTTGGCGAAGGGCCGCAAGGCGCGATTACCGTCAAAACCATGAGCAACTGGTTCCCACAACGCCAAATGGGTATGGCGGTTGGCATCAGCCAGGGCGCGACGCCGCTTGGCGGCGCGCTGGGCACGCCGCTGGTCGCAGCGTTAATCGCCTCGACCGGCGACTGGCGCATCCCGTTTATTGTTCTCGGCGTGTTAGGAGTACTGATGATGATTGGCTGGTGGGTGATTGTGCGCGATACGCCGCACGTTCACCCGTGGGTTGGCCGCCCGGACCAGCTTGAACCGGCGGTGGCGGAGAAAAAACCCACCGAAGAGGAAAATAACCAACCGGCGCGCCCGTTAAGCTGGTATCTGCGCCAGCCGCTGGTATTAGCCACTTCTGCCGCCTTTTTCGCCTACGCTTGGGTACTGTATACCTTTTTGTCGTGGTTCCCGGTCTACCTGGTAGAGGACCGTGGCATCAACCTTAAAGCGTTCGCCTTTGCTGGCGCGCTCCCGTGGCTGCTTGGGATGGTTGGCTACATGGCTGGCGGCGTCATCACCGATAAAATCGCCCTCCGCACCGGTAAACCAGCTGCCGCGCGTCGCGGCATGATCATCTTTGGCCTGCTTGGCACTGCGGCGCTAATGGCGCTATTAGGTAACGTTTCTTCCGCCTGGAGCGCGGTCGCGGTGATGTCGGCGGTGGTGATGCTGCTGTACCTGACCGGTAGCCAATACTTTTTAATTATTTCCGATACCATTCCCGGCAAACGGCTTGGTGGTGTGGTTGGGTTCGTCCATTTTATCGCTAACAGTTCCGGCATTTTGGCGCCGCTGCTGGTCGGGATGCTGGTGGATTACACCAAATCCTGGCCGCTGACCTTTGGTCTGTGCGCGGCAATTTGTCTGCTGGGCGCGCTGGTGATTTTAATTTGGGGCAAACCCCGGAATCTCTCTTAA
- a CDS encoding flavin-containing monooxygenase: protein MTREIEEIDTLVIGAGQAGVAMSEHLTQLGIPHLVLEKNRIAEAWRSGRWDSLVANGPAWHDRFPGMTFPGVDPDDFVPKEQIADYFVAYADKFNAPIRTGVEVKRLERNHRQPGFRVETSAGVIHARHVVAATGPFQRPVIPPIAPADRSLTQIHSAHYRNPQQLPDGGVLVVGAGSSGVQIADELQRAGKTVYLSVGAHDRPPRAYRQRDFCWWLGVLGLWDAASQPGKEHVTIAVSGARGGHTVDFRALAHQGVNLVGLTQSFREGEVTFANDLAENIARGDANYLALLDAADAYIARNGLDLPEEPEARHILPDPACLTNPIRRLNFAEAGITSIVWATGYAVDYSWLQVNAVDEAGRPQHQRGVSSEPGIYFLGLPWLSRRGSTFIWGVWHDAKYIADHIATQHKYLDYQDATQRRHTSW, encoded by the coding sequence ATGACGCGAGAAATAGAAGAAATCGATACGCTGGTGATCGGCGCCGGTCAGGCGGGCGTAGCAATGAGTGAGCACTTAACCCAACTGGGTATTCCCCATTTGGTACTGGAAAAAAACCGTATTGCCGAAGCCTGGCGCAGCGGACGCTGGGATTCGCTGGTAGCGAATGGCCCTGCCTGGCACGACCGTTTCCCTGGAATGACTTTTCCCGGCGTTGATCCTGATGATTTTGTTCCCAAAGAGCAGATTGCCGATTATTTCGTGGCGTATGCCGACAAGTTCAATGCGCCGATCCGTACCGGCGTGGAAGTGAAACGTCTTGAGCGCAATCACCGCCAGCCGGGTTTTCGGGTAGAAACCTCTGCGGGGGTAATCCATGCCCGGCATGTGGTGGCGGCAACCGGTCCTTTCCAGCGCCCGGTGATCCCACCGATTGCGCCCGCCGATCGCAGCCTGACGCAGATCCATTCGGCGCACTACCGTAATCCACAGCAACTACCTGACGGCGGCGTGCTGGTGGTCGGTGCCGGGTCATCCGGGGTGCAGATCGCCGATGAGCTTCAGCGTGCCGGTAAGACGGTTTACCTGTCGGTTGGCGCGCACGACCGCCCACCGCGCGCCTATCGGCAGCGGGATTTCTGTTGGTGGCTGGGGGTGTTGGGGCTGTGGGATGCCGCCAGCCAGCCGGGTAAAGAACACGTGACCATTGCGGTGAGCGGCGCGCGTGGCGGCCATACCGTTGATTTCCGCGCGCTGGCGCATCAGGGCGTCAACCTGGTGGGATTAACCCAGTCGTTCCGAGAGGGAGAAGTGACCTTTGCCAATGACCTGGCCGAGAACATTGCCCGTGGCGATGCTAACTATCTGGCATTGCTGGACGCCGCCGATGCGTATATTGCCCGTAACGGTCTGGATCTGCCGGAAGAACCGGAAGCGCGCCATATCCTGCCCGATCCAGCGTGTCTCACCAACCCGATCCGGCGGTTGAATTTCGCCGAAGCGGGGATTACCTCTATCGTGTGGGCGACCGGTTATGCGGTGGATTATAGCTGGCTACAGGTCAATGCCGTTGATGAGGCGGGTAGACCGCAACATCAGCGTGGCGTATCCAGTGAACCCGGTATCTATTTTCTCGGATTGCCGTGGCTTTCGCGGCGCGGCTCAACCTTTATTTGGGGGGTATGGCACGACGCGAAATACATTGCCGACCATATCGCCACCCAACACAAATATCTCGATTACCAGGACGCGACGCAGCGGCGTCACACTTCCTGGTAG
- a CDS encoding DUF1028 domain-containing protein produces MTFSIAARCAESGQLGIAISSSSIAVGARCPWLLPGIGAVSSQNITLPVLGPKILGELEKGMTPDAALESVLSSHGFSEYRQVTVIDSHGATAVFSGAKSLGTYHAVQGEECVAAGNMLADKAVINAMVQVFEQTAGPLAERLVAALQAGVARGGEAGPVHSAAVKVVGDHPWPIVDLRVDWAVSDPIGELAGLWQAYQPQMQDYITRAIDPRQAPGYGVPGDE; encoded by the coding sequence ATGACCTTTTCAATTGCCGCGCGCTGCGCGGAAAGCGGGCAACTCGGAATTGCCATCAGCTCTTCCAGCATTGCCGTGGGCGCACGCTGTCCGTGGTTATTGCCGGGGATTGGCGCTGTTTCCAGCCAGAACATTACCTTACCGGTATTAGGGCCGAAGATACTTGGCGAACTGGAAAAGGGCATGACACCGGATGCCGCGCTGGAGAGCGTATTATCCAGCCACGGCTTTAGCGAATATCGCCAGGTGACGGTGATTGACAGCCACGGCGCCACCGCGGTATTTAGCGGCGCAAAATCGCTGGGGACTTACCATGCGGTGCAGGGCGAGGAGTGCGTTGCGGCGGGCAATATGTTGGCGGATAAAGCAGTGATCAACGCGATGGTGCAGGTATTTGAACAGACGGCGGGGCCATTAGCCGAACGTTTAGTGGCGGCATTGCAAGCGGGCGTGGCGCGGGGCGGCGAAGCCGGGCCGGTTCATTCGGCGGCGGTCAAAGTGGTTGGCGATCACCCCTGGCCGATTGTTGATCTGCGGGTGGATTGGGCCGTTAGCGATCCGATCGGCGAACTGGCCGGGCTGTGGCAGGCTTACCAGCCACAGATGCAAGACTACATTACGCGTGCCATTGATCCCCGTCAGGCACCGGGCTATGGAGTGCCGGGCGATGAGTGA
- a CDS encoding RidA family protein has translation MSKPTHTRIRMFNTKVTYPNQSLDNDLCQAVRAGNTVYVRGQVGTDFDGNLVGLGDPRAQAEQAMKNVKQLLEEAGSDLSHIVKTTTYIIDPRYREPVYQEVGKWLKGVFPISTGIVVSALAQPQWLMEIDIIAVIPDEDAAREGS, from the coding sequence ATGAGTAAACCGACCCACACCCGTATTCGCATGTTTAATACCAAGGTCACCTATCCGAATCAATCGCTGGATAACGACCTGTGCCAGGCGGTGCGTGCCGGTAACACGGTGTATGTCCGTGGGCAGGTTGGCACCGATTTTGACGGCAACCTGGTTGGCCTCGGCGATCCGCGTGCGCAGGCCGAGCAGGCGATGAAAAACGTGAAGCAGTTGCTGGAAGAAGCCGGTAGCGACCTGTCGCACATTGTGAAAACGACGACCTATATTATCGATCCGCGTTATCGCGAGCCGGTATATCAGGAAGTGGGGAAATGGCTGAAGGGCGTGTTTCCGATCTCTACCGGCATTGTGGTTTCGGCGTTGGCGCAACCGCAGTGGCTGATGGAAATCGATATTATTGCGGTGATCCCTGATGAGGACGCCGCCCGGGAGGGATCATGA
- a CDS encoding purine-cytosine permease family protein → MPNIESSPPIIEKHTIGYVPPEDRHGKVRDLFTLWFGGNIAPLPIVTGALGVQLFHLNLVWGIVAILVGHLIGGVLMALHSAQGPQMGIPQMIQSRAQFGSLGSLLVVAIAGIMYIGFFASNIVLAGKSLHGVAASVPVPVGIVVGAIGSGIIGIIGYRFIHILNRIGTWVLGIGIVVGFGYIFSHIHTADFLTRGGFTLSGWLATVSLAALWQIAFAPYVSDYSRYLPENVPVAATFWATWLGSVLGSSLAFIFGAVAVLATPIGMDTMEAVKLATGSIGPLMLILFLLSVISHNALNLYGAVLSLITLVQTFVWRWIPTGRSRAAISVIVLTCCCIAAIGASEDFIGHFVDLVLALLVVLVPWTAINLIDFYAIHKGHYDITSIFRVDGGIYGRYNPQALLAYAIGILVQIPFMNTPLYVGPISAHINGADLSWLIGLLVTSPLYYWLASRDSAYRRRQPNAC, encoded by the coding sequence ATGCCCAATATTGAATCATCGCCACCGATTATTGAGAAGCACACTATCGGATACGTGCCGCCGGAAGATCGTCACGGAAAAGTCAGGGATCTCTTTACGTTGTGGTTTGGCGGCAACATTGCGCCATTACCGATTGTGACTGGCGCGCTTGGCGTGCAACTGTTTCACCTGAACCTGGTCTGGGGCATTGTCGCGATCCTTGTTGGCCATTTGATCGGCGGCGTGTTAATGGCGTTGCACTCGGCGCAGGGGCCGCAAATGGGTATCCCGCAAATGATCCAAAGCCGCGCCCAGTTCGGCTCGCTCGGGTCACTGCTGGTGGTGGCGATCGCCGGGATTATGTATATCGGGTTCTTCGCTTCGAATATTGTGCTGGCCGGTAAGTCATTACATGGCGTGGCGGCTAGCGTGCCGGTGCCGGTTGGCATTGTGGTCGGCGCGATTGGTTCCGGGATCATCGGCATTATCGGTTACCGTTTTATCCATATCCTGAACCGCATCGGAACCTGGGTATTAGGGATTGGGATCGTGGTTGGCTTTGGCTATATCTTTAGCCATATTCATACCGCCGATTTTCTGACGCGCGGCGGCTTTACCCTCTCTGGCTGGCTGGCAACCGTTTCGCTTGCCGCTCTGTGGCAAATTGCCTTTGCCCCCTATGTTTCCGACTATTCACGCTATCTACCGGAAAATGTTCCGGTGGCGGCCACCTTCTGGGCCACCTGGCTGGGTTCGGTGCTGGGCTCCAGCCTGGCGTTTATTTTTGGCGCCGTGGCGGTACTGGCGACACCGATTGGTATGGACACCATGGAAGCGGTCAAACTGGCGACCGGTTCGATTGGGCCGCTGATGCTGATACTGTTCTTGTTGAGCGTGATTAGCCATAACGCACTAAATCTGTACGGCGCGGTGCTATCGCTGATTACGCTGGTACAGACCTTCGTTTGGCGCTGGATCCCCACCGGCAGAAGTCGTGCGGCGATCTCGGTCATCGTGCTGACCTGTTGCTGTATTGCGGCAATTGGCGCTTCGGAAGACTTCATTGGCCATTTTGTTGATTTGGTCTTAGCGCTGCTGGTGGTACTGGTGCCGTGGACTGCGATTAACTTGATCGATTTCTACGCTATCCATAAAGGCCACTACGATATTACCTCCATTTTCCGCGTTGATGGCGGCATCTATGGCCGTTACAACCCGCAGGCGTTGTTAGCCTATGCGATCGGGATTTTGGTGCAGATCCCGTTTATGAATACGCCTCTCTACGTAGGGCCAATCTCTGCCCATATCAACGGCGCCGATCTCTCCTGGTTGATTGGTCTGCTGGTGACATCACCGCTCTATTACTGGTTGGCGAGCCGCGATAGCGCTTACCGTCGCCGTCAGCCGAACGCCTGTTAA
- the argE gene encoding acetylornithine deacetylase — protein MSDRVRDMLAKLVAFDTTSRESNLELIDFIQSWLDEWGISSQRFYNQSGSKANLYARLGPAGDGGVMLSGHTDVVPVDGQQWTVPPFELTARDGRYYGRGSADMKGFLACVLASVPDFAARRLRMPLHLAFSYDEEVGCLGVRSLVAHLNASQDKPAMCIIGEPSEMRPVYGHKGKLAMRCQLRGKACHSAYAPQGVNAITYAAKLIAKLDTLGEQLAVVQDARFDPPYSTLQVGTIQGGSALNIVPQDCRFDFEIRHLPDAKVDEVVEALQQYASTLLPAMQAVAPESQITFEPLSRYPGLLTDAQSDFAGWLAQWCDSETFSTVAFGTEGGLFDEVGVATLICGPGSMDQGHKPDEYVSVDQLERCMAMLSRLRHWMTATH, from the coding sequence ATGAGTGACCGCGTGCGGGACATGTTGGCGAAGCTGGTGGCGTTTGATACCACCAGCCGCGAATCGAATCTTGAATTGATTGATTTTATCCAGTCCTGGCTCGATGAATGGGGTATCTCCTCGCAACGGTTTTATAACCAGAGCGGCAGTAAAGCGAATCTGTATGCCCGCCTTGGGCCAGCGGGAGACGGCGGGGTGATGCTTTCCGGGCATACCGATGTGGTACCGGTGGATGGGCAGCAGTGGACGGTGCCACCGTTTGAGCTAACCGCGCGTGACGGGCGCTATTACGGGCGCGGTAGCGCCGACATGAAAGGGTTCCTCGCCTGCGTATTAGCTTCAGTGCCGGATTTTGCCGCCCGGCGCTTGCGGATGCCGTTGCATCTGGCTTTTTCTTACGATGAAGAGGTCGGCTGCCTCGGGGTACGGAGTTTAGTGGCGCACCTCAACGCCTCGCAGGACAAACCGGCGATGTGCATCATTGGCGAACCCAGCGAGATGCGCCCGGTGTACGGCCATAAAGGGAAGCTGGCGATGCGTTGCCAGTTGCGCGGGAAGGCCTGCCACTCGGCTTACGCGCCGCAGGGCGTTAATGCCATTACCTACGCGGCAAAATTGATCGCCAAACTGGACACGCTCGGCGAACAATTGGCGGTGGTACAAGACGCCCGTTTTGATCCGCCTTACAGCACGCTACAGGTGGGAACCATTCAGGGCGGTTCGGCGCTCAATATTGTGCCGCAGGATTGTCGGTTCGATTTTGAAATCCGCCATTTACCGGATGCAAAAGTTGATGAGGTGGTTGAGGCGTTGCAGCAGTATGCCAGCACCTTGTTGCCCGCCATGCAGGCTGTGGCGCCGGAGAGCCAGATTACCTTTGAGCCGCTCAGCCGGTATCCGGGGTTATTAACCGATGCGCAATCGGATTTCGCCGGTTGGCTGGCGCAATGGTGCGATAGCGAAACGTTTTCCACCGTCGCTTTCGGCACCGAAGGCGGATTGTTTGACGAGGTTGGCGTGGCAACGTTGATTTGCGGGCCAGGCAGTATGGACCAAGGGCATAAGCCCGACGAATATGTGAGTGTCGATCAATTGGAGCGCTGCATGGCAATGTTAAGCCGGTTGCGGCACTGGATGACGGCAACGCATTAA